One genomic region from Prevotella sp. Rep29 encodes:
- a CDS encoding DUF4876 domain-containing protein, with the protein MKRIKCFMKGLVPVLLCALLPLLSACSDNDDISLYDVAVQLSYPENSEPYAGAPVELRNTTGAGLYQATTDASGKAVFHVPAGVYEVTTADVREAEGFRYICNGTLAQLVVQDGVAASATVQVNVAKMNTEYPIIIKEIYNGGVWNTATNKNFIQDKCIILYNNSNEDVTMDNLAITIGPGYNAEASSTQKLYADGKLHYADEDWIPGYAGIWYFQGAVTIPAFSQLVINVHGAINNTQVDGLANSVNYANADYYCMYDPDYEGPGTSANNKFFNNTSYYPTPADVIPTSHYLKTVKLAQGNAWPMSVTSPAVMIYQTKGTTPKAHAENADNAYTHLGYSGPTWGGTKIPREWILDGVEVWKAGSESASVKRLTDDIDVGHVSLTNAQGHVLYRNVDKASTEALPENAGKLVYNYNLGVESSTDPSGINAEASMKNGAHIIFMDTNNSSVDFHERQKCSLRGE; encoded by the coding sequence ATGAAAAGAATCAAATGTTTTATGAAGGGACTTGTTCCCGTATTGTTGTGCGCTCTGCTTCCGTTGTTGAGCGCATGTAGTGACAATGACGACATCAGCCTCTACGATGTCGCTGTTCAACTCTCTTATCCTGAGAACTCAGAGCCTTATGCCGGTGCACCCGTTGAACTGCGCAACACGACTGGGGCTGGTCTTTACCAAGCAACTACGGATGCCAGTGGCAAGGCGGTTTTCCACGTTCCTGCCGGCGTGTATGAAGTAACGACTGCCGATGTTCGCGAGGCTGAAGGCTTCCGTTATATCTGCAACGGCACTTTGGCGCAACTGGTCGTTCAGGACGGCGTAGCAGCATCTGCCACCGTTCAGGTAAACGTGGCTAAGATGAACACCGAGTATCCTATTATCATCAAGGAGATTTACAACGGCGGTGTATGGAACACGGCTACGAACAAGAACTTTATTCAGGACAAATGTATCATCCTTTACAACAACAGCAATGAGGATGTGACGATGGACAACCTGGCAATCACGATAGGTCCGGGTTACAATGCAGAAGCATCATCCACACAGAAACTGTATGCTGACGGCAAACTCCACTACGCTGACGAGGACTGGATTCCCGGATATGCCGGTATATGGTACTTCCAAGGGGCTGTTACCATCCCTGCATTCAGTCAGCTTGTTATCAACGTCCATGGTGCCATCAACAACACGCAGGTGGATGGATTAGCCAACTCCGTGAACTATGCCAATGCAGACTATTATTGCATGTACGACCCTGACTATGAAGGACCGGGCACAAGTGCCAACAACAAATTCTTCAACAACACATCTTATTATCCCACACCTGCCGACGTCATCCCGACAAGTCACTATCTGAAGACGGTCAAGCTGGCGCAGGGCAATGCATGGCCGATGAGTGTCACTTCTCCCGCTGTCATGATTTACCAGACGAAAGGAACGACCCCGAAGGCACATGCCGAGAATGCGGACAATGCCTATACACATCTGGGGTATAGCGGTCCGACGTGGGGAGGCACGAAGATTCCGCGCGAATGGATTCTCGATGGTGTTGAGGTGTGGAAAGCCGGCAGCGAGTCGGCATCTGTAAAGCGCCTGACCGACGATATCGACGTGGGGCATGTCAGTCTTACCAACGCCCAGGGACATGTTCTCTACCGCAATGTGGACAAGGCTTCTACTGAAGCACTTCCCGAAAATGCGGGGAAATTGGTTTACAACTACAACCTTGGAGTGGAGAGTTCGACCGACCCGAGCGGAATCAATGCTGAGGCATCTATGAAGAATGGTGCACACATCATTTTCATGGACACGAACAACTCTTCCGTAGATTTCCACGAGCGCCAGAAGTGTTCTCTCCGTGGCGAATAA